From Phalacrocorax carbo chromosome 8, bPhaCar2.1, whole genome shotgun sequence, a single genomic window includes:
- the CENPT gene encoding centromere protein T isoform X1, giving the protein MADSRLRDRRGARRSGRYPARTAAKAKTVSDSGKENNSGRSTLLKQRPAVFPDPDNDTPRNMLKRIIRTQPQVSPLAPQIPKDEETEAAQSELPCKRVSSMLEMQLPDVVPEDTSITTFHMTKKRKKLSISEFERAADKRLPQNQAQSTLDSSTLARSLRMSLGSLILPDTVEKRGLLRRPKNRKAIDMEAFEGGVEQNMLKRKAQNYLVDSQTASGIQTAMLTSDVEIVLNNTELFVQPQFDEQSQKKLSALEPQLSDSKTSAQRSKISDAAQEAAGLVGLVSGVGTNKGRTQRYSEDLIIDHEHIDRMTHVSPKTPANQREDKQDHSHQSNPMEQLSVSEEVVAGTVSRWSSSLPSRSSSECLGSPVTPKPKRSFSMSLREVVSHIIEDLDVSSAEEELANTASRVEQEETFREAAELYANAGYSEHLEKTLTKKVEPQITVAQDAGVETEMAPSETEGVEERTAEHQGSPEAEHEIVKSVGPGSLSRHSHAFSSSEKSGMKPLKEAVEQADELEDQAVTTELGGPEEPTEDDIEDPESEEVSMKTPTFVRAAAYKPLVSTPRPAKPAAPKSSLQRPQAKRVPKGSGVSRRKKCEPEVASSLIKNIFSHYVKMPVARDAFKIVEKCSEKYFKQLSNDLEAYSNHAGRKTVEMADLEVLMRRQGLVTDKMPLHVLIERYLPLEYRKLLIPVAVSGNKVIPCK; this is encoded by the exons ATGGCCGACAGCCGCCTGCGGGACCGCCGCGGGGCTAGGCGTAGCGGCCGCTACCCGGCGCGGACCGCGGCGAAGGCGAAg ACTGTATCTGATTCAGGAAAGGAGAATAATTCTGGCAGAAGCACCTTGCTGAAGCAGAGACCAGCTGTGTTCCCTGATCCTGACAATGACACACCACGGAATATGCTCAAGAGAATCATCCGAACCC AACCACAAGTTTCACCTCTAGCACCTCAGATACCTAaagatgaagaaacagaagcagctcagTCAGAACTCCCGTGTAAGAGGGTTTCCAGCAT GCTGGAAATGCAACTGCCAGATGTTGTTCCTGAGGACACGTCTATCACCACATTCCATATGACtaagaagagaaagaagctcagcatttctgaatTTGAGAGAGCAGCAGACAAACGACTTCCTCAGAACCAAG ctCAGTCAACACTGGACAGCAGTACTTTGGCTCG ATCTCTTCGCATGTCTCTTGGTTCCTTGATCCTACCAGATACTGTTGAAAAGAGAGGCTTGCTCCGGAGGCCAAAAAATCGCAAAGCTATTGACATGGAAGCTTTTGAAGGTGGAGTGGAACAGAAcatgctgaaaagaaaag CACAGAACTATCTTGTGGATTCACAGACAGCATCTGGGATTCAAACAGCCATGCTGACAAGTGACGTGGAAATTGTGCTGAATAATACGGAGCTCTTTGTTCAGCCTCAGTTTGATGAACAGAGCcaaaaaaagctttctgctcTTGAACCGCAGCTATCAGATTCAAAAACTTCAGCACAGAGAAGCAAGATTTCTGATGCAGCTCaagaggcagcagggctggtgggcCTGGTATCTGGTGTGGGCACAAACAAGGGGAGGACCCAAAGATATTCTGAGGACTTAATCATTGATCATGAGCACATTGACAGAATGACTCATGTCTCTCCAAAAACGCCTGCAAACCAGCGAGAAGATAAGCAAGATCATTCCCATCAGAGTAACCCAATGGAGCagctttctgtttcagaagagGTGGTGGCTGGCA CTGTTAGTAGATGGAGCTCCTCTTTGCCATCCAGAAGTTCAAGTGAATGTTTGGGATCCCCAGTCACTCCAAAGCCTAAGAGATCTTTCAGCATGTCTTTGAGAGAAGTTGTGTCCCATATAATTGAAGACCTAGATGTGAGCAGTGCAGAAGAAGAGCTGGCTAATACAGCAAGCAGAGTGGAACAGGAAGAGACTTTCAGAGAGG CTGCAGAGCTTTATGCAAATGCTGGATATTCTGAACATTTGGAGAAGACACTGACAAAAAAAGTAGAGCCACAGATAACTGTGGCACAGGATGCCGGAGTCGAAACAGAAATGGCCCCTTCAGAAACAGAGGGAGTAGAAGAACGCACTGCTGAACACCAAGGCTCTCCTGAAGCTG AACATGAGATTGTGAAAAGTGTTGGACCTGGAAGCCTGAGCAGGCATTCTcatgctttttcctcctctgaaaaATCTGGGATGAAGCCATTAAAGGAAGCTGTTGAACAAGCAGATGAACTAGAGGACCAGGCTGTCACAACAGAATTGGGGGGTCCAGAAGAGCCTACTGAGGATGACATTGAAGACCCTGAGAGTGAAG AGGTTTCCATGAAGACACCCACATTTGTCCGTGCTGCAGCCTACAAGCCCCTGGTGTCAACTCCACGTCCTGCAAAACCTGCTGCTCCCAA GTCTTCCCTGCAGCGGCCGCAGGCTAAGCGAGTTCCAAAGGGCTCAGGAGTGTCACGGAGGAAGAAGTGTGAGCCTGAAGTAGCAAGTAGTTTGATAAAGAATATATTTAGCCATTATGTGAAAATGCCAGTGGCCAGAGATGCATTTAAAATTGTTGAAAAATG TTCTGAGAAATACTTCAAGCAGCTAAGCAATGATCTGGAAGCTTACAGCAACCATGCAGGGAGGAAGACAGTGGAGATGGCTGACCTGGAGGTCCTCATGAGAAG ACAAGGGCTGGTGACAGACAAGATGCCGTTGCACGTGCTGATAGAGCGTTACCTCCCTCTGGAGTACCGGAAGCTCCTGATTCCCGTTGCTGTGAGTGGAAATAAAGTGATCCCCTGCAAATGA
- the CENPT gene encoding centromere protein T isoform X2, with protein sequence MLKRIIRTQPQVSPLAPQIPKDEETEAAQSELPCKRVSSMLEMQLPDVVPEDTSITTFHMTKKRKKLSISEFERAADKRLPQNQAQSTLDSSTLARSLRMSLGSLILPDTVEKRGLLRRPKNRKAIDMEAFEGGVEQNMLKRKAQNYLVDSQTASGIQTAMLTSDVEIVLNNTELFVQPQFDEQSQKKLSALEPQLSDSKTSAQRSKISDAAQEAAGLVGLVSGVGTNKGRTQRYSEDLIIDHEHIDRMTHVSPKTPANQREDKQDHSHQSNPMEQLSVSEEVVAGTVSRWSSSLPSRSSSECLGSPVTPKPKRSFSMSLREVVSHIIEDLDVSSAEEELANTASRVEQEETFREAAELYANAGYSEHLEKTLTKKVEPQITVAQDAGVETEMAPSETEGVEERTAEHQGSPEAEHEIVKSVGPGSLSRHSHAFSSSEKSGMKPLKEAVEQADELEDQAVTTELGGPEEPTEDDIEDPESEEVSMKTPTFVRAAAYKPLVSTPRPAKPAAPKSSLQRPQAKRVPKGSGVSRRKKCEPEVASSLIKNIFSHYVKMPVARDAFKIVEKCSEKYFKQLSNDLEAYSNHAGRKTVEMADLEVLMRRQGLVTDKMPLHVLIERYLPLEYRKLLIPVAVSGNKVIPCK encoded by the exons ATGCTCAAGAGAATCATCCGAACCC AACCACAAGTTTCACCTCTAGCACCTCAGATACCTAaagatgaagaaacagaagcagctcagTCAGAACTCCCGTGTAAGAGGGTTTCCAGCAT GCTGGAAATGCAACTGCCAGATGTTGTTCCTGAGGACACGTCTATCACCACATTCCATATGACtaagaagagaaagaagctcagcatttctgaatTTGAGAGAGCAGCAGACAAACGACTTCCTCAGAACCAAG ctCAGTCAACACTGGACAGCAGTACTTTGGCTCG ATCTCTTCGCATGTCTCTTGGTTCCTTGATCCTACCAGATACTGTTGAAAAGAGAGGCTTGCTCCGGAGGCCAAAAAATCGCAAAGCTATTGACATGGAAGCTTTTGAAGGTGGAGTGGAACAGAAcatgctgaaaagaaaag CACAGAACTATCTTGTGGATTCACAGACAGCATCTGGGATTCAAACAGCCATGCTGACAAGTGACGTGGAAATTGTGCTGAATAATACGGAGCTCTTTGTTCAGCCTCAGTTTGATGAACAGAGCcaaaaaaagctttctgctcTTGAACCGCAGCTATCAGATTCAAAAACTTCAGCACAGAGAAGCAAGATTTCTGATGCAGCTCaagaggcagcagggctggtgggcCTGGTATCTGGTGTGGGCACAAACAAGGGGAGGACCCAAAGATATTCTGAGGACTTAATCATTGATCATGAGCACATTGACAGAATGACTCATGTCTCTCCAAAAACGCCTGCAAACCAGCGAGAAGATAAGCAAGATCATTCCCATCAGAGTAACCCAATGGAGCagctttctgtttcagaagagGTGGTGGCTGGCA CTGTTAGTAGATGGAGCTCCTCTTTGCCATCCAGAAGTTCAAGTGAATGTTTGGGATCCCCAGTCACTCCAAAGCCTAAGAGATCTTTCAGCATGTCTTTGAGAGAAGTTGTGTCCCATATAATTGAAGACCTAGATGTGAGCAGTGCAGAAGAAGAGCTGGCTAATACAGCAAGCAGAGTGGAACAGGAAGAGACTTTCAGAGAGG CTGCAGAGCTTTATGCAAATGCTGGATATTCTGAACATTTGGAGAAGACACTGACAAAAAAAGTAGAGCCACAGATAACTGTGGCACAGGATGCCGGAGTCGAAACAGAAATGGCCCCTTCAGAAACAGAGGGAGTAGAAGAACGCACTGCTGAACACCAAGGCTCTCCTGAAGCTG AACATGAGATTGTGAAAAGTGTTGGACCTGGAAGCCTGAGCAGGCATTCTcatgctttttcctcctctgaaaaATCTGGGATGAAGCCATTAAAGGAAGCTGTTGAACAAGCAGATGAACTAGAGGACCAGGCTGTCACAACAGAATTGGGGGGTCCAGAAGAGCCTACTGAGGATGACATTGAAGACCCTGAGAGTGAAG AGGTTTCCATGAAGACACCCACATTTGTCCGTGCTGCAGCCTACAAGCCCCTGGTGTCAACTCCACGTCCTGCAAAACCTGCTGCTCCCAA GTCTTCCCTGCAGCGGCCGCAGGCTAAGCGAGTTCCAAAGGGCTCAGGAGTGTCACGGAGGAAGAAGTGTGAGCCTGAAGTAGCAAGTAGTTTGATAAAGAATATATTTAGCCATTATGTGAAAATGCCAGTGGCCAGAGATGCATTTAAAATTGTTGAAAAATG TTCTGAGAAATACTTCAAGCAGCTAAGCAATGATCTGGAAGCTTACAGCAACCATGCAGGGAGGAAGACAGTGGAGATGGCTGACCTGGAGGTCCTCATGAGAAG ACAAGGGCTGGTGACAGACAAGATGCCGTTGCACGTGCTGATAGAGCGTTACCTCCCTCTGGAGTACCGGAAGCTCCTGATTCCCGTTGCTGTGAGTGGAAATAAAGTGATCCCCTGCAAATGA
- the CENPT gene encoding centromere protein T isoform X4: MKKQKQLSQNSRVRGFPAWLVCIGRLEMQLPDVVPEDTSITTFHMTKKRKKLSISEFERAADKRLPQNQAQSTLDSSTLARSLRMSLGSLILPDTVEKRGLLRRPKNRKAIDMEAFEGGVEQNMLKRKAQNYLVDSQTASGIQTAMLTSDVEIVLNNTELFVQPQFDEQSQKKLSALEPQLSDSKTSAQRSKISDAAQEAAGLVGLVSGVGTNKGRTQRYSEDLIIDHEHIDRMTHVSPKTPANQREDKQDHSHQSNPMEQLSVSEEVVAGTVSRWSSSLPSRSSSECLGSPVTPKPKRSFSMSLREVVSHIIEDLDVSSAEEELANTASRVEQEETFREAAELYANAGYSEHLEKTLTKKVEPQITVAQDAGVETEMAPSETEGVEERTAEHQGSPEAEHEIVKSVGPGSLSRHSHAFSSSEKSGMKPLKEAVEQADELEDQAVTTELGGPEEPTEDDIEDPESEEVSMKTPTFVRAAAYKPLVSTPRPAKPAAPKSSLQRPQAKRVPKGSGVSRRKKCEPEVASSLIKNIFSHYVKMPVARDAFKIVEKCSEKYFKQLSNDLEAYSNHAGRKTVEMADLEVLMRRQGLVTDKMPLHVLIERYLPLEYRKLLIPVAVSGNKVIPCK, translated from the exons atgaagaaacagaagcagctcagTCAGAACTCCCGTGTAAGAGGGTTTCCAGCAT GGTTGGTTTGTATTGGTAGGCTGGAAATGCAACTGCCAGATGTTGTTCCTGAGGACACGTCTATCACCACATTCCATATGACtaagaagagaaagaagctcagcatttctgaatTTGAGAGAGCAGCAGACAAACGACTTCCTCAGAACCAAG ctCAGTCAACACTGGACAGCAGTACTTTGGCTCG ATCTCTTCGCATGTCTCTTGGTTCCTTGATCCTACCAGATACTGTTGAAAAGAGAGGCTTGCTCCGGAGGCCAAAAAATCGCAAAGCTATTGACATGGAAGCTTTTGAAGGTGGAGTGGAACAGAAcatgctgaaaagaaaag CACAGAACTATCTTGTGGATTCACAGACAGCATCTGGGATTCAAACAGCCATGCTGACAAGTGACGTGGAAATTGTGCTGAATAATACGGAGCTCTTTGTTCAGCCTCAGTTTGATGAACAGAGCcaaaaaaagctttctgctcTTGAACCGCAGCTATCAGATTCAAAAACTTCAGCACAGAGAAGCAAGATTTCTGATGCAGCTCaagaggcagcagggctggtgggcCTGGTATCTGGTGTGGGCACAAACAAGGGGAGGACCCAAAGATATTCTGAGGACTTAATCATTGATCATGAGCACATTGACAGAATGACTCATGTCTCTCCAAAAACGCCTGCAAACCAGCGAGAAGATAAGCAAGATCATTCCCATCAGAGTAACCCAATGGAGCagctttctgtttcagaagagGTGGTGGCTGGCA CTGTTAGTAGATGGAGCTCCTCTTTGCCATCCAGAAGTTCAAGTGAATGTTTGGGATCCCCAGTCACTCCAAAGCCTAAGAGATCTTTCAGCATGTCTTTGAGAGAAGTTGTGTCCCATATAATTGAAGACCTAGATGTGAGCAGTGCAGAAGAAGAGCTGGCTAATACAGCAAGCAGAGTGGAACAGGAAGAGACTTTCAGAGAGG CTGCAGAGCTTTATGCAAATGCTGGATATTCTGAACATTTGGAGAAGACACTGACAAAAAAAGTAGAGCCACAGATAACTGTGGCACAGGATGCCGGAGTCGAAACAGAAATGGCCCCTTCAGAAACAGAGGGAGTAGAAGAACGCACTGCTGAACACCAAGGCTCTCCTGAAGCTG AACATGAGATTGTGAAAAGTGTTGGACCTGGAAGCCTGAGCAGGCATTCTcatgctttttcctcctctgaaaaATCTGGGATGAAGCCATTAAAGGAAGCTGTTGAACAAGCAGATGAACTAGAGGACCAGGCTGTCACAACAGAATTGGGGGGTCCAGAAGAGCCTACTGAGGATGACATTGAAGACCCTGAGAGTGAAG AGGTTTCCATGAAGACACCCACATTTGTCCGTGCTGCAGCCTACAAGCCCCTGGTGTCAACTCCACGTCCTGCAAAACCTGCTGCTCCCAA GTCTTCCCTGCAGCGGCCGCAGGCTAAGCGAGTTCCAAAGGGCTCAGGAGTGTCACGGAGGAAGAAGTGTGAGCCTGAAGTAGCAAGTAGTTTGATAAAGAATATATTTAGCCATTATGTGAAAATGCCAGTGGCCAGAGATGCATTTAAAATTGTTGAAAAATG TTCTGAGAAATACTTCAAGCAGCTAAGCAATGATCTGGAAGCTTACAGCAACCATGCAGGGAGGAAGACAGTGGAGATGGCTGACCTGGAGGTCCTCATGAGAAG ACAAGGGCTGGTGACAGACAAGATGCCGTTGCACGTGCTGATAGAGCGTTACCTCCCTCTGGAGTACCGGAAGCTCCTGATTCCCGTTGCTGTGAGTGGAAATAAAGTGATCCCCTGCAAATGA
- the CENPT gene encoding centromere protein T isoform X5 codes for MADSRLRDRRGARRSGRYPARTAAKAKTVSDSGKENNSGRSTLLKQRPAVFPDPDNDTPRNMLKRIIRTQPQVSPLAPQIPKDEETEAAQSELPCKRVSSMLEMQLPDVVPEDTSITTFHMTKKRKKLSISEFERAADKRLPQNQAQSTLDSSTLARSLRMSLGSLILPDTVEKRGLLRRPKNRKAIDMEAFEGGVEQNMLKRKAQNYLVDSQTASGIQTAMLTSDVEIVLNNTELFVQPQFDEQSQKKLSALEPQLSDSKTSAQRSKISDAAQEAAGLVGLVSGVGTNKGRTQRYSEDLIIDHEHIDRMTHVSPKTPANQREDKQDHSHQSNPMEQLSVSEEVVAGKHEIVKSVGPGSLSRHSHAFSSSEKSGMKPLKEAVEQADELEDQAVTTELGGPEEPTEDDIEDPESEEVSMKTPTFVRAAAYKPLVSTPRPAKPAAPKSSLQRPQAKRVPKGSGVSRRKKCEPEVASSLIKNIFSHYVKMPVARDAFKIVEKCSEKYFKQLSNDLEAYSNHAGRKTVEMADLEVLMRRQGLVTDKMPLHVLIERYLPLEYRKLLIPVAVSGNKVIPCK; via the exons ATGGCCGACAGCCGCCTGCGGGACCGCCGCGGGGCTAGGCGTAGCGGCCGCTACCCGGCGCGGACCGCGGCGAAGGCGAAg ACTGTATCTGATTCAGGAAAGGAGAATAATTCTGGCAGAAGCACCTTGCTGAAGCAGAGACCAGCTGTGTTCCCTGATCCTGACAATGACACACCACGGAATATGCTCAAGAGAATCATCCGAACCC AACCACAAGTTTCACCTCTAGCACCTCAGATACCTAaagatgaagaaacagaagcagctcagTCAGAACTCCCGTGTAAGAGGGTTTCCAGCAT GCTGGAAATGCAACTGCCAGATGTTGTTCCTGAGGACACGTCTATCACCACATTCCATATGACtaagaagagaaagaagctcagcatttctgaatTTGAGAGAGCAGCAGACAAACGACTTCCTCAGAACCAAG ctCAGTCAACACTGGACAGCAGTACTTTGGCTCG ATCTCTTCGCATGTCTCTTGGTTCCTTGATCCTACCAGATACTGTTGAAAAGAGAGGCTTGCTCCGGAGGCCAAAAAATCGCAAAGCTATTGACATGGAAGCTTTTGAAGGTGGAGTGGAACAGAAcatgctgaaaagaaaag CACAGAACTATCTTGTGGATTCACAGACAGCATCTGGGATTCAAACAGCCATGCTGACAAGTGACGTGGAAATTGTGCTGAATAATACGGAGCTCTTTGTTCAGCCTCAGTTTGATGAACAGAGCcaaaaaaagctttctgctcTTGAACCGCAGCTATCAGATTCAAAAACTTCAGCACAGAGAAGCAAGATTTCTGATGCAGCTCaagaggcagcagggctggtgggcCTGGTATCTGGTGTGGGCACAAACAAGGGGAGGACCCAAAGATATTCTGAGGACTTAATCATTGATCATGAGCACATTGACAGAATGACTCATGTCTCTCCAAAAACGCCTGCAAACCAGCGAGAAGATAAGCAAGATCATTCCCATCAGAGTAACCCAATGGAGCagctttctgtttcagaagagGTGGTGGCTGGCA AACATGAGATTGTGAAAAGTGTTGGACCTGGAAGCCTGAGCAGGCATTCTcatgctttttcctcctctgaaaaATCTGGGATGAAGCCATTAAAGGAAGCTGTTGAACAAGCAGATGAACTAGAGGACCAGGCTGTCACAACAGAATTGGGGGGTCCAGAAGAGCCTACTGAGGATGACATTGAAGACCCTGAGAGTGAAG AGGTTTCCATGAAGACACCCACATTTGTCCGTGCTGCAGCCTACAAGCCCCTGGTGTCAACTCCACGTCCTGCAAAACCTGCTGCTCCCAA GTCTTCCCTGCAGCGGCCGCAGGCTAAGCGAGTTCCAAAGGGCTCAGGAGTGTCACGGAGGAAGAAGTGTGAGCCTGAAGTAGCAAGTAGTTTGATAAAGAATATATTTAGCCATTATGTGAAAATGCCAGTGGCCAGAGATGCATTTAAAATTGTTGAAAAATG TTCTGAGAAATACTTCAAGCAGCTAAGCAATGATCTGGAAGCTTACAGCAACCATGCAGGGAGGAAGACAGTGGAGATGGCTGACCTGGAGGTCCTCATGAGAAG ACAAGGGCTGGTGACAGACAAGATGCCGTTGCACGTGCTGATAGAGCGTTACCTCCCTCTGGAGTACCGGAAGCTCCTGATTCCCGTTGCTGTGAGTGGAAATAAAGTGATCCCCTGCAAATGA
- the CENPT gene encoding centromere protein T isoform X3, giving the protein MADSRLRDRRGARRSGRYPARTAAKAKTVSDSGKENNSGRSTLLKQRPAVFPDPDNDTPRNMLKRIIRTQPQVSPLAPQIPKDEETEAAQSELPCKRVSSMLEMQLPDVVPEDTSITTFHMTKKRKKLSISEFERAADKRLPQNQAQSTLDSSTLARSLRMSLGSLILPDTVEKRGLLRRPKNRKAIDMEAFEGGVEQNMLKRKAQNYLVDSQTASGIQTAMLTSDVEIVLNNTELFVQPQFDEQSQKKLSALEPQLSDSKTSAQRSKISDAAQEAAGLVGLVSGVGTNKGRTQRYSEDLIIDHEHIDRMTHVSPKTPANQREDKQDHSHQSNPMEQLSVSEEVVAGTAELYANAGYSEHLEKTLTKKVEPQITVAQDAGVETEMAPSETEGVEERTAEHQGSPEAEHEIVKSVGPGSLSRHSHAFSSSEKSGMKPLKEAVEQADELEDQAVTTELGGPEEPTEDDIEDPESEEVSMKTPTFVRAAAYKPLVSTPRPAKPAAPKSSLQRPQAKRVPKGSGVSRRKKCEPEVASSLIKNIFSHYVKMPVARDAFKIVEKCSEKYFKQLSNDLEAYSNHAGRKTVEMADLEVLMRRQGLVTDKMPLHVLIERYLPLEYRKLLIPVAVSGNKVIPCK; this is encoded by the exons ATGGCCGACAGCCGCCTGCGGGACCGCCGCGGGGCTAGGCGTAGCGGCCGCTACCCGGCGCGGACCGCGGCGAAGGCGAAg ACTGTATCTGATTCAGGAAAGGAGAATAATTCTGGCAGAAGCACCTTGCTGAAGCAGAGACCAGCTGTGTTCCCTGATCCTGACAATGACACACCACGGAATATGCTCAAGAGAATCATCCGAACCC AACCACAAGTTTCACCTCTAGCACCTCAGATACCTAaagatgaagaaacagaagcagctcagTCAGAACTCCCGTGTAAGAGGGTTTCCAGCAT GCTGGAAATGCAACTGCCAGATGTTGTTCCTGAGGACACGTCTATCACCACATTCCATATGACtaagaagagaaagaagctcagcatttctgaatTTGAGAGAGCAGCAGACAAACGACTTCCTCAGAACCAAG ctCAGTCAACACTGGACAGCAGTACTTTGGCTCG ATCTCTTCGCATGTCTCTTGGTTCCTTGATCCTACCAGATACTGTTGAAAAGAGAGGCTTGCTCCGGAGGCCAAAAAATCGCAAAGCTATTGACATGGAAGCTTTTGAAGGTGGAGTGGAACAGAAcatgctgaaaagaaaag CACAGAACTATCTTGTGGATTCACAGACAGCATCTGGGATTCAAACAGCCATGCTGACAAGTGACGTGGAAATTGTGCTGAATAATACGGAGCTCTTTGTTCAGCCTCAGTTTGATGAACAGAGCcaaaaaaagctttctgctcTTGAACCGCAGCTATCAGATTCAAAAACTTCAGCACAGAGAAGCAAGATTTCTGATGCAGCTCaagaggcagcagggctggtgggcCTGGTATCTGGTGTGGGCACAAACAAGGGGAGGACCCAAAGATATTCTGAGGACTTAATCATTGATCATGAGCACATTGACAGAATGACTCATGTCTCTCCAAAAACGCCTGCAAACCAGCGAGAAGATAAGCAAGATCATTCCCATCAGAGTAACCCAATGGAGCagctttctgtttcagaagagGTGGTGGCTGGCA CTGCAGAGCTTTATGCAAATGCTGGATATTCTGAACATTTGGAGAAGACACTGACAAAAAAAGTAGAGCCACAGATAACTGTGGCACAGGATGCCGGAGTCGAAACAGAAATGGCCCCTTCAGAAACAGAGGGAGTAGAAGAACGCACTGCTGAACACCAAGGCTCTCCTGAAGCTG AACATGAGATTGTGAAAAGTGTTGGACCTGGAAGCCTGAGCAGGCATTCTcatgctttttcctcctctgaaaaATCTGGGATGAAGCCATTAAAGGAAGCTGTTGAACAAGCAGATGAACTAGAGGACCAGGCTGTCACAACAGAATTGGGGGGTCCAGAAGAGCCTACTGAGGATGACATTGAAGACCCTGAGAGTGAAG AGGTTTCCATGAAGACACCCACATTTGTCCGTGCTGCAGCCTACAAGCCCCTGGTGTCAACTCCACGTCCTGCAAAACCTGCTGCTCCCAA GTCTTCCCTGCAGCGGCCGCAGGCTAAGCGAGTTCCAAAGGGCTCAGGAGTGTCACGGAGGAAGAAGTGTGAGCCTGAAGTAGCAAGTAGTTTGATAAAGAATATATTTAGCCATTATGTGAAAATGCCAGTGGCCAGAGATGCATTTAAAATTGTTGAAAAATG TTCTGAGAAATACTTCAAGCAGCTAAGCAATGATCTGGAAGCTTACAGCAACCATGCAGGGAGGAAGACAGTGGAGATGGCTGACCTGGAGGTCCTCATGAGAAG ACAAGGGCTGGTGACAGACAAGATGCCGTTGCACGTGCTGATAGAGCGTTACCTCCCTCTGGAGTACCGGAAGCTCCTGATTCCCGTTGCTGTGAGTGGAAATAAAGTGATCCCCTGCAAATGA
- the THAP11 gene encoding THAP domain-containing protein 11 gives MPGFTCCVPGCYNNSHRDKALHFYTFPKDEELRRLWLKNVSRAGVSGCFSTFQPTTGHRVCSEHFQGGRKSYLVRVPTIFPLRGVNERKAQRAARRPRPAAAATSQGPAAAPAAAPVPVPAGGAAEDVKPIDLTVQVELGPGASAGPGPGRLPPAAGEEGPVEGGPPDHSYSLSSGTTSEELLRKLNEQRDIIALLEVKMKEMKGSIRRLRLAEAQLREEIREKDRLLHAASAGTRKRHGL, from the coding sequence ATGCCGGGCTTTACCTGCTGCGTGCCGGGCTGCTACAACAACTCGCACCGCGACAAGGCGCTGCACTTCTACACCTTCCCCAAGGACGAGGAGCTGCGGCGCCTCTGGCTGAAAAACGTCTCCCGGGCGGGCGTCAGCGGCTGTTTCAGCACTTTCCAGCCCACCACGGGCCACCGCGTCTGCAGCGAGCACTTCCAGGGCGGCCGCAAGTCCTACCTGGTACGGGTCCCCACCATCTTCCCGCTCCGCGGAGTCAACGAGCGCAAGGCGCAgcgggccgcccgccgccctcgccccgccgccgccgccacctcgcagggccccgcggccgcccccgccgccgccccggtcccggtcccggcaGGGGGCGCGGCCGAGGACGTGAAGCCCATCGACCTGACGGTGCAGGTGGAGCTCGGGCCCGGGGCGAGcgctgggcccggccccgggaggctaccgccggcggcgggggaggaggGCCCGGTGGAGGGCGGCCCCCCGGATCACTCGTACTCGCTGTCATCGGGTACCACGTCggaggagctgctgaggaaGCTGAACGAGCAGCGCGACATCATCGCGTTGCTGGAGGTGAAGATGAAGGAGATGAAGGGCAGCATCCGTCGCCTGCGCTTAGCCGAGGCCCAGCTCCGCGAGGAGATCCGCGAGAAGGACCGGCTGCTTCATGCCGCCAGCGCCGGGACCCGCAAGCGCCACGGTCTCTGA